The nucleotide window TGTGCCTTCATCGCCATCAGACAGTTCAGCATAACTCTGAACGACATGATAATTCGTGAGTACTTCATCCTTGGAAATCAGTATCGAGGTACCAACATCATAATATACCATATCGGGTTCATCCTGCTTGACCAAACGTACATTCACGACCGGAAAAGAATCCGCTGTGACTGCCATTTGTGCACGCAGCTGTTTATCGAAGTAACCTGTAAAATGTATCGTCTGAACGGCTTGAGCCGCCGCCAGCCCCGTTGATCCTGCGAGCATTGCAATGGCAAGCACGCCTGACATTCCGACACGGAGCATTCGTTTCCAACTCTTCTGCATGTCTCACTCTCCTCCGCTATTATTCTAGCATATCTAATATATCGGAAGGAAAGGAGATATCTTTTAACCAAAAACGAGCAAACATATGGCGAGCGCTGCAATAAAACCAACGACATCGGAAAACAACCCCACTTTGAGTGCGTATCGACCGTTTCGTATGCCTACAGCACCAAAGTAGACAGTCAGCACATATAACGTGGTATCTGTACTTCCCTGAATCGTAGATGCCATGCGTCCAATCATGGAGTCAGGGCCATGAGTTTTGATCAGATCGGTTGTAAACGCAAGGGAGCCTGTCCCGGTCAATGGACGCAGAATCCCGAGTGGCAACACTTCCCCTGGTACACCCATCCAGGATACAAGCGGAGCTAATAGACTAATTACAAAATCCAGTGCACCCGAGGCACGAAATACGCTGATCGCGACCATCATGCCTACGAGATGCGGAATAATGCTGATTGCAGTCGAGAATCCATCTTTGGCCCCATCAACAAAGGATTCGTATACCGGGACCTTTTTGGTAAACGCATATAATGGAACAAACGCGATAATAACCGGGATGGCCCAGACGGAGATCCAGTTGATGAAGGTTAACAAGGGTGCTCATCCTTTCATGCCGGGATTGCCACTTTTCGGTATGGGCGGCGGTTTATGTAATGCCCTGTTTCGATACCAGCGATCGGCCATTATAGCAGCAAGTGTAGCGACGATGGTAGCCATCAATGTTGTTCCCACAATCTCTGTAGCATTTGCGGAATGATAGTTTAACCGGATGGCGATCAGCGTTGTCGGAATAATGGTAATGCTCGCTGTATTCAGAGCCAGTAAGGTGCACATAGCAGGAGAAGCGGTTTGTTTGTCCGGATTAAGCTCCTGCAGTTGTTGCATAGCTTTGATTCCCATTGGAGTAGCCGCATTTCCTAACCCCAGCAGATTCGCACTCATATTAGAGAGAATATAACCCATCGCCGGGTGATTTTTGGGCACATCGGGGAACAGGAAACCAACTACCGGACCAAGCAGCTTAGCAATCCGGGCCAGGAGACCAGCATCTTCAGCCATTTTCATCATACCCATCCAGAACACAAGCACACTGATCAGTCCAAAACAGACCGTTACTCCCGTTGCCGCGCCATCAAAAGCGGCTTGCGTGACCACTTCGATATTGCCGTTGATGGCTGCAAAAGCAAATCCGATCAAGATCATAAGTAGCCAAATTAGATTAATCATGGGTTACACCCTCCCTTCAACAAGATGTTAATTAAGGAGATAACAGGTGACTTAACACGGCACGCCATGCAGCTGCCCAGGAAGAGACATTGCCGATGCCACCCATCGTTGCATCTTCTGTCTTCGGTTCAGGAGGAATATAACTACCTTTGCGATACACCGGAATTGAGCCAACAAGTTTGCCGTCTAACTGCATATCAATACGACCTGCCAATCCGAAGGAAGGATCGGTCGATGGCTCCTTGCCTTCCGTTTCCGACTGTGCTCGATTCTGGTGCAGAATCAACTTCTTGGTCAATGAGCTTTGTTCACTCTTAGCCAGTGGGTACCAAAATCCCCGGCCCGTAACGACATCTGTATTTTGCACAGGCTGTTCTTGTTTGGCCACTTCTACCAACGGGAAGTATTCAAACCCAAAATCGAGCATCCGAGCATGATCATTCCAGTCGTTACCATCGTTCAGCGTTACCGCGGCGAGCTGCTGTCCATTACGTGTAGCGGAGCTGACCAAACATCTGAAAGCTTTCTTCGTGTAGCCGGTCTTCACCCCATCTGCACCTTCATACATCCGCAGCATTTTATTTTTGTTGTGCCAGGAGTATTCCCAGCTTTCATTGGGATTCGGTGCGGATTTGTCCTCCGTGGCTACGATGCGTTTGAACACCGGATTATGTAACGCATATGCTGTTAATCTGGCCAAATCATTGGCTGTAGAATAATGACCTTCTGCATCCAAACCATGAGGGTTCCTAAAATGTGAATGCGTCAGACCAATTTGCTCCGCCTTTTTGTTCATTAACAGTACGAAACCTTCTTCCGAACCACCCACATGTTCTGCGATCGCAGAGGCCGCGTCATTGCCTGAACGGAGCATTAGCCCGTACAACATGTTTTCGAGCGTCATCTCTTCACCTAATTTGAGATAGATAGAAGATCCTTCTTTGGCAAAAGCCGAGGGAGACACTTTAACTTTCTCATCCAACTTGCTGTGTTCGATCGCTACGATCGCCGTCATGATTTTGGTCAAGCTGGCAATTCGCAGTTCCTTATCCCCATCCTTGCTGTATAAGATCCGGCCTGATGTGACATCAATGAGAGCAGCGCTTTGCGCATGTGTTGACGGACCTTGAATCGTTGCCTGAGCTTGAGTAACTCCTAATGAAGACAGCAAGAAGACAGGGATAAGCATACATGCAATGACTTTCGTTATTTTTCGCATCAATTCATTCCTCCGGGTCACTTGGAATCTTGTACTATCTTATGTCCGGACAACTTGGAGTATGTCCCATAGGGCAAAAACAGCAAAAAAATCCCTCTCGCTGGGTTGCGGAAGGGACGTTATGTATGAGACGCTATGTAAGTGATGAAGAGCTAGGTTAACGATTACGCCTGATCCGGTTTATCCAGCATTTTAGCCACTTTTCTCATAATTCTGGAGACTCTCATCTGGCTGATGTCTTCCATATCTGCGGTCTGGGTTTGGTTAAATCCGTCTACACGATGCTTCAAAACAGTTACTTCTTTCTCACTAAGTTTGCGCTTGACCGAATCAATAACCGCATCAACGTATAACTTGTCCAGAACACCTTCTTCAATGTTCTCCCCACTATAGATGGTATCCAGCAACGTCACGGACTGGGTTTGTTGATCATCAGCACCTACAGGCTCATCCAGGTATTTCACACCTTTACCCACTTGAAGTGCTTTATTGATCTTCTCTTCTTCCTCATCAAGCAGCAATGCGATTTCATGTGCTGGTGGCAGGTAGCCCATATCGTGCTCAAGTCGATTGATTCGGTTGATTAATTCCGTTGCTGTGCGAGTTGGACGAATAATGCTTGCACTATCTCTCAGAAAACATCTGATTTCTCTGACAATGGCAGTAACAGCAAACGAACTGAATTTTACGCCACGCCCCGTATCAAATGCTTTAACCGCTTTGATGAATCCCAGACGACCCAGTTGAAGAATATCATCCTTCTCCACACAATGATTCTTAATAATCATTTCGGGTTTTCCAATATACTTATGAACGGAATGCCAAATCAGGTTCTCATTGACCAGAATACAGTCCCCAAGGAAAAACTCATCGAGCTTACAACGTTCAATATTTTCTACGTCATCCATTGTGTAATACTTTTTATCTGCCTGCAAATTCGTACTTATATGTTCTGGAAATTTTCCCATTTGGATCTCCCTATGTAAAATTGATAAACGATCTTATAGTATTCAAATTCTATTGTTAAATGATGTTTGTTGACCTTTTTTGATTATTTCAAGCATCTTGTTATGATGTTCCTTCACTTGATTGTAGTACCAGGGGCGAGCCTTTCCCTTATCTACATTGCCCTCCCCCTGATTATAAGCAATGGTTGCGGTACGAAGATTTCCATCGTATTTATCTATAAGATACTCCATGTACGTAATGCTTGTTCTGATATTCGTTTCAGGCTGATATAACGCATGCTTGCTCACACCGAATGACTTGGCTGTACTAGGAAGAATCTGAAGCAACCCAATCGCCCCATGAGATGATACACTATCCTCTAACATTCGGCTCTCCTGCCACATCATAGCCAGAATCCATACGGAATCGATATCCGTATCCTTCGTGTATTGAGATACCCACTTCACATACTTCAGTATCTTTGCTCGGCTCACTGTTTTCTCATGATGGAGTTCTATATATCGCTCAAGCATATCCGTCATTTGTATGTGCGCAGGAGCAACGGATTTAACTTTAACTTTTTTCTCTTGCTTCTCTGGCTTTACTTGCTTAACCTGCTCTACTTTCGTTGCTTGCATTAATCTCTTGGAATCAAGTGCTTCTTCGTCGATCAATTTGTAATTTCCTAATGCCGATAGACTCCCGTATTGCGACACTAATACCACAACAGCAATAACCATACCTATTGCTTTTTCTAAAGTGAGCAACAGATTCGCCCACCTCCTTAATGGAAACCTCTATATTATAGAAGGAATAATCTCATATCTAAGTCAGGATTGGTCTTGTTCACTTGGCTGATATACGATGATTGCAGCATATTCCAACGA belongs to Paenibacillus sp. FSL H8-0079 and includes:
- a CDS encoding lytic transglycosylase domain-containing protein, translated to MLTLEKAIGMVIAVVVLVSQYGSLSALGNYKLIDEEALDSKRLMQATKVEQVKQVKPEKQEKKVKVKSVAPAHIQMTDMLERYIELHHEKTVSRAKILKYVKWVSQYTKDTDIDSVWILAMMWQESRMLEDSVSSHGAIGLLQILPSTAKSFGVSKHALYQPETNIRTSITYMEYLIDKYDGNLRTATIAYNQGEGNVDKGKARPWYYNQVKEHHNKMLEIIKKGQQTSFNNRI
- a CDS encoding sigma-70 family RNA polymerase sigma factor — its product is MGKFPEHISTNLQADKKYYTMDDVENIERCKLDEFFLGDCILVNENLIWHSVHKYIGKPEMIIKNHCVEKDDILQLGRLGFIKAVKAFDTGRGVKFSSFAVTAIVREIRCFLRDSASIIRPTRTATELINRINRLEHDMGYLPPAHEIALLLDEEEEKINKALQVGKGVKYLDEPVGADDQQTQSVTLLDTIYSGENIEEGVLDKLYVDAVIDSVKRKLSEKEVTVLKHRVDGFNQTQTADMEDISQMRVSRIMRKVAKMLDKPDQA
- a CDS encoding spore maturation protein — its product is MLTFINWISVWAIPVIIAFVPLYAFTKKVPVYESFVDGAKDGFSTAISIIPHLVGMMVAISVFRASGALDFVISLLAPLVSWMGVPGEVLPLGILRPLTGTGSLAFTTDLIKTHGPDSMIGRMASTIQGSTDTTLYVLTVYFGAVGIRNGRYALKVGLFSDVVGFIAALAICLLVFG
- a CDS encoding D-alanyl-D-alanine carboxypeptidase family protein, with the translated sequence MRKITKVIACMLIPVFLLSSLGVTQAQATIQGPSTHAQSAALIDVTSGRILYSKDGDKELRIASLTKIMTAIVAIEHSKLDEKVKVSPSAFAKEGSSIYLKLGEEMTLENMLYGLMLRSGNDAASAIAEHVGGSEEGFVLLMNKKAEQIGLTHSHFRNPHGLDAEGHYSTANDLARLTAYALHNPVFKRIVATEDKSAPNPNESWEYSWHNKNKMLRMYEGADGVKTGYTKKAFRCLVSSATRNGQQLAAVTLNDGNDWNDHARMLDFGFEYFPLVEVAKQEQPVQNTDVVTGRGFWYPLAKSEQSSLTKKLILHQNRAQSETEGKEPSTDPSFGLAGRIDMQLDGKLVGSIPVYRKGSYIPPEPKTEDATMGGIGNVSSWAAAWRAVLSHLLSP
- a CDS encoding nucleoside recognition domain-containing protein, yielding MINLIWLLMILIGFAFAAINGNIEVVTQAAFDGAATGVTVCFGLISVLVFWMGMMKMAEDAGLLARIAKLLGPVVGFLFPDVPKNHPAMGYILSNMSANLLGLGNAATPMGIKAMQQLQELNPDKQTASPAMCTLLALNTASITIIPTTLIAIRLNYHSANATEIVGTTLMATIVATLAAIMADRWYRNRALHKPPPIPKSGNPGMKG